The following proteins are encoded in a genomic region of Hyla sarda isolate aHylSar1 chromosome 3, aHylSar1.hap1, whole genome shotgun sequence:
- the LOC130361929 gene encoding protein spinster homolog 1-like, producing MASPQDPLLKEEEEAMEDHSDMDVEKGDIPERQNLPSLSVMSTARSIITVVILAFVNLLIYANRSSVAGVLPYIQKAYDTNASLSGLLNTLFIGSYVLVAPIAGYLGDHCNKKYTVCAGVIVWLSMTLTLSFIPDGYFLLFLLTSGLVGAGEATFCTIAPSIIADLFTSDQRTRMLNVFYSVIPVGCGLGYIIGPKVTDAARGDWHWAFRVTPGLGLIAVALMILVTKELPRTTTNGKKNNKSQKFAKWATDLKKLFKNRSFILTTMGSTAVSFIVGAIGVWGPSYLTHARTLLQEKDPCHAEPCDYHDILIFGVVTVVSGILGVVAGTEISKRYRKSNPRADPLVCGCAMMLSAPFLLLALTFGNISLVATNIFIFIGETLLSVNFTLISDIILKVVTPWRRSSALAVQMTIYHLLGDAGSPYLIGLISDTYERGYAKSPLLKYRSLEYALMTCTIMAVIGGAFFMATALYIERDEKEAEMESEPPSSSSSSLLPADEDRASD from the coding sequence atggcctctccacaagacccattgctgaaggaggaggaagaagcaatggaggaccatagtgatatggatgtagaaaagggcgatatccctgagaggcagaacctgccatctctaagcgtgatgtccaccgcacgttccatcatcaccgtagtgatcctcgcctttgttaatttgctcatctatgcaaatcgctccagcgtggcgggggtgctgccttatatacagaaagcatatgacaccaatgctagtctgtccggcttattgaatacattgttcattggaagctacgtgctggtcgcaccaattgccggatatttgggcgaccactgtaataagaaatatactgtttgcgcaggagtcatcgtttggctgagcatgacacttaccctgtcattcatccctgatgGGTACTTCCTGCtgttcctgctgacgagtggactggttggagccggagaggcgactttctgcaccattgccccctccatcattgcagacctttttacaagtgaccagcggacccgcatgctgaacgtgttttactccgtcatacctgtaggctgcggactaggatacatcatcgggcccaaagtgactgatgcagcaaggggcgattggcactgggcatttcgggtcacccctggcctgggcctcatagctgtggctttgatgattttggtcacaaaggagcttccaagaacgactacaaacgggaagaagaacaacaaatcccagaagtttgccaaatgggcgacagatctgaaaaaactatttaaaaatcgaagcttcatcttaaccaccatgggatcgacggctgtatccttcatagtgggagccataggtgtatggggtccgtcatacctgacccacgcacgaacactcctacaagagaaggacccttgccatgctgaaccgtgtgactatcacgacatcctaatatttggtgtggttacagtcgtttccggcattctgggagttgtagcagggacggagataagtaaaagatatcgcaaatccaacccacgggcggacccgcttgtgtgtggatgcgcgatgatgctctctgccccttttcttctgttggcattgacttttggcaacatcagcctcgttgccaccaacatcttcatcttcatcggagagacgcttctgtcagtaaatttcaccctcatatctgacattatattaaaagtagtaactccgtggaggagatcttcagccctggccgtgcagatgactatctatcacctcctaggtgacgccggcagcccgtacctcatcggcctgatatctgacacctacgaacgaggatatgccaaatcccctcttctgaaataccgcagcctggagtatgccctcatgacctgcaccataatggcagtcatcggaggggccttcttcatggccacggccctatatatagagagggacgaaaaagaagcagagatggaatcagaacctccgtcatcctcctcctcctcactgcttcctgccgatgaggaccgcgcttcagactga